A genomic region of Sander vitreus isolate 19-12246 chromosome 11, sanVit1, whole genome shotgun sequence contains the following coding sequences:
- the LOC144525484 gene encoding uncharacterized protein LOC144525484: MAVSTSEPLCQPCVYHEAFKVELQVKRPLMPVQLSPEQVGLEMLCLCGQLDLLIRAQMQQFQEQLGQGCSPEESDTFQAQGSEILDQMLQCLEHLPKPMPQLEDYLDMVGLSVMFPRVEVFLIQGSPVDMLERPPMDEYFFHIAKLNQLLVLSQQLEEDIRHLGSHKYIAHQLSVIYQVISSFRGIQAFSEVKKDIEANFKQMKQSLVVEEGSRHEPQLAAHYINWILEVTQSLTSVVLMLPEELTEDLHPAVTFMSQFLS, encoded by the exons ATGGCAGTGAGCACATCTGAGCCGCTCTGTCAGCCCTGCGTTTACCATGAAGCTTTTAAAG TGGAGCTACAGGTGAAGAGACCTCTGATGCCTGTCCAGCTGAGTCCAGAGCAGGTGGGCCTGGAGATGTTGTGTCTTTGTGGGCAGCTGGACCTCCTCATCAGGGCACAGATGCAGCAG TTCCAGGAGCAGTTAGGACAAGGCTGTAGCCCAGAGGAGTCAGACACTTTCCAGGCTCAAGGGTCAGAGATTCTTGACCAGATGCTGCAGTGCCTTGAACATCTACCAAAGCCTATGCCACAGCTGGAG GACTATCTGGACATGGTGGGTCTGTCAGTAATGTTTCCTCGTGTAGAGGTGTTCCTCATTCAAGGAAGCCCAGTGGATATGCTGGAGAGGCCGCCAATGGACG aatacttcttccacatcGCCAAACTGAACCAGCTCCTGGTGCTGAGTCAACAGCTAGAGGAAGATATCAGGCACCTTGGAAGTCATAAATACATTGCCCACCAGCTCTCGGTTATTTAT cAAGTCATCAGCTCTTTCAGAGGAATTCAGGCTTTCTCTGAAGTGAAGAAAGACATTGAGGCCAACTTCAAACAGATGAAACAGTCTCTGGTGGTAGAGGAAGGCTCCAGGCATGAACCTCAGCTGGCTGCCCACTACATCAACTG GATATTAGAAGTAACTCAAAGCTTAACTTCAGTGGTGTTGATGCTACCGGAGGAGCTGACAGAAGACCTTCACCCAGCCGTTACCTTCATGTCACAGTTCCTGTCCTGA